In Macrobrachium nipponense isolate FS-2020 chromosome 30, ASM1510439v2, whole genome shotgun sequence, a genomic segment contains:
- the LOC135202395 gene encoding U8 snoRNA-decapping enzyme-like, with protein MTEEGKDVRDLPLPEIPRCLQIRTVTKSLISYADSLKYSTYRLAAHACIWAPTESVSLFGDLRALVMMHLRFDGTFGFPGGLIESEEDIVNGLNREMAEEIGWDTEVQSVTWKDYHSSQVDHDKNLVLHFFITKIPESQYADLEKKCLLAPEYGNEVFGTVRVPLYTMANLYSGLPAFLNNKFVGTAKQQLLLTLFHMKIMTEEEIGDAMYKSQNLKLAPNRF; from the exons ataCCAAGATGTCTTCAGATCCGCACTGTTACAAAGAGCCTTATATCATATGCAGATTCCCTAAAGTATTCTACGTATCGTCTGGCAGCTCACGCATGCATATGGGCTCCAACTGAGAGTGTCAGTTTGTTTGGTGATCTTAGAGCTTTAGTAATG ATGCATCTTCGATTTGATGGTACATTTGGTTTTCCTGGTGGCCTTATAGAATCTGAAGAAGATATTGTTAATGGACTAAACAGAGAAATGGCAGAAGAAATTGGATGGGACACAGAGGTACAATCTGTGACCTGGAAAGATTATCATAGCAGCCAG gtgGATCATGATAAAAATTTGGTCCTGCATTTCTTTATTACTAAGATACCTGAAAGTCAGTATGCTGACTTGGAAAAGAAGTGTCTTTTAGCCCCTGAATATGGAAATGAG GTATTCGGGACTGTAAGAGTTCCCCTTTACACAATGGCGAACTTGTATAGTGGGTTACCAGCATTTCTGAACAACAAATTTGTTGGTACTGCAAAACAACAGTTGCTTCTAACATTATTCcatatgaaaataatgacagaagAGGAAATTGGAGATGCGATGTACAAAAGTCAAAATCTTAAACTAGCTCCAAATAGATTTTAA